One Streptomyces sp. NBC_00223 genomic window carries:
- a CDS encoding M24 family metallopeptidase, protein MTDEPTRVARLLEAQAKAAELFAEVERRGLIAPGESERAVSDRVRDLADELFGTTRYWHKRIVRSGPNTLMPYRENPPDRLIGADDIVFADFGPLFEEWEADFGRTFVLGDDPVKHRLRDDLPKVFAAGRRVFEADPEITGRRLHAEVKRLAEEAGWQLGGWHAGHPVGEFPHEKIDAADVKVYVTPENDTLLRRTDQAGRLFHWILEIHLVDEEHGFGGFYEELLDLG, encoded by the coding sequence ATGACCGACGAACCCACCCGCGTGGCGCGGCTCCTGGAGGCCCAGGCGAAGGCGGCCGAACTGTTCGCCGAGGTCGAGCGCCGCGGCCTGATCGCGCCGGGGGAGAGCGAGCGCGCGGTCAGCGACCGTGTCCGCGACCTGGCCGACGAACTCTTCGGCACCACGCGCTACTGGCACAAGCGGATCGTGCGTTCGGGCCCGAACACCCTGATGCCGTACCGGGAGAACCCGCCGGACCGGCTGATCGGCGCGGACGACATCGTCTTCGCCGACTTCGGCCCGCTCTTCGAGGAGTGGGAGGCCGACTTCGGGCGGACGTTCGTCCTCGGCGACGACCCCGTCAAGCACCGGCTGCGCGACGACCTGCCGAAGGTCTTCGCGGCCGGGCGGCGGGTCTTCGAGGCCGACCCGGAGATCACCGGGAGGCGGCTGCACGCCGAGGTCAAGCGGCTGGCTGAGGAGGCCGGTTGGCAGTTGGGCGGCTGGCACGCCGGCCATCCTGTGGGCGAGTTCCCGCACGAGAAGATCGACGCGGCCGACGTCAAGGTGTACGTCACGCCGGAGAACGACACGTTGCTCCGGCGTACGGACCAGGCGGGCCGGCTGTTCCACTGGATTCTGGAGATCCACCTCGTCGACGAGGAACACGGCTTCGGCGGTTTCTACGAGGAACTTCTCGACCTGGGCTGA
- a CDS encoding SPW repeat protein yields the protein MAYVTIWYELRFDALSLETRRAFGERSYEKEVALMATHSTTRIDRHPDLVAMRDRYAAVSASPVAGLVEGLCLLTGLYLAISPWVVGFQSLAPLRVSNLITGIALAVLAMGFGSVLERTHGLGWVAIAIGVWTIIAPWVISGHFNTHKTITNNAIVGGVACLLGLATMAMGLMRRRAR from the coding sequence GTGGCTTATGTCACGATTTGGTACGAGTTACGGTTCGATGCGCTGTCGCTGGAGACCCGTAGGGCGTTCGGGGAACGTTCCTACGAGAAGGAGGTGGCCTTGATGGCCACTCACTCGACGACCCGCATCGACCGCCATCCCGACCTCGTGGCTATGCGCGATCGGTACGCGGCGGTGTCCGCGTCGCCGGTGGCCGGTCTGGTTGAGGGCCTTTGCCTGCTGACCGGTCTGTACCTGGCGATCTCGCCCTGGGTGGTGGGCTTCCAGTCCCTCGCACCTCTTCGGGTGAGCAACCTGATCACCGGTATCGCGCTGGCCGTACTGGCCATGGGATTCGGCTCTGTCCTGGAGCGGACCCATGGGCTCGGCTGGGTCGCCATCGCCATTGGCGTGTGGACGATCATCGCGCCGTGGGTGATATCCGGGCACTTCAACACGCACAAGACGATCACGAACAACGCGATCGTCGGTGGTGTGGCGTGCCTGCTTGGGCTGGCCACCATGGCCATGGGCCTGATGAGGCGGCGTGCGCGCTGA
- a CDS encoding SpoIIE family protein phosphatase has translation MRGGPLLAVRGISKRFGAVQALSEVHLEINEGQVVGLVGSNGAGKSTLVKVIAGVSPPDSGVVEWQGLPVDLRKPLDAQKLGIATIHQDLSLCDNLDTVENLFLGREIRTFGMVNDVRMERQARALLDSLSVPIPSLRAPVASLSGAQRQGVAIARALIGEPRLIVLDEPTAALGPRQAALVLELVQRLRDQGIGVLLVSHEMEEVRAVADRVAVLRVGRNTGLFDTKYTTQEQIDSAITGNQAMAVNLQQSLLPHGLPEQDALDVAYRYLPAQMGVGGDWFDVIPLPGARVALVVGDIVGHGMHAAATMGRLRTAVFNFSMLDLPPDELLAHLDDLVGRIDKDEAPLGGGAPVTGATCLYAIYDPVSRCCEMARAGHLPPALVRPDGTVEFLDVPAGPPLGLGGLPFEAVERQLPEGSRLVLYTDGLVEDRERDIDVGLDLLSSALAGPDLMPEQTCDVVLREVMPADPRDDIALLVARTRALPEDRMAGWDVPSDPAAVAVVRNEASERLEEWGLDELTFTTELILSELITNAIRYTSGPIAVRLMRDRTLICEVADASSTSPHLRYAATTDEGGRGLFLVAQLAERWGTRYTKAGKIIWVEQRLPLS, from the coding sequence ATGAGAGGCGGTCCCCTGCTGGCCGTGCGTGGGATCTCCAAGCGGTTCGGCGCCGTGCAGGCGCTGAGCGAGGTCCACCTGGAGATCAACGAGGGTCAAGTGGTCGGCCTGGTCGGCAGCAACGGCGCCGGCAAGTCCACCCTGGTCAAGGTGATCGCCGGTGTCTCCCCGCCGGACAGCGGTGTCGTCGAGTGGCAGGGCCTGCCGGTCGATCTGCGCAAACCGCTCGACGCCCAGAAACTGGGCATCGCCACCATTCACCAGGACCTGTCGCTCTGCGACAACCTCGACACGGTCGAGAACCTCTTCCTCGGCCGCGAGATCCGCACCTTCGGCATGGTCAACGACGTCAGGATGGAGCGCCAGGCCCGCGCGCTGCTCGACTCGCTGTCCGTACCGATTCCCAGCCTGCGCGCCCCCGTCGCCTCGCTCTCCGGCGCCCAGCGGCAGGGCGTCGCCATCGCGCGGGCGCTGATCGGCGAGCCCCGGCTGATCGTCCTCGACGAGCCCACCGCCGCCCTCGGCCCCCGGCAGGCCGCCCTGGTCCTGGAACTCGTCCAGCGCCTGCGCGACCAGGGTATCGGCGTGCTCCTGGTCAGCCACGAGATGGAGGAGGTACGCGCGGTCGCGGACCGGGTGGCGGTGCTGCGGGTCGGCCGCAACACCGGCCTCTTCGACACGAAGTACACCACCCAGGAGCAGATCGACTCGGCCATCACCGGCAACCAGGCGATGGCGGTGAACCTCCAGCAGAGCCTGCTGCCGCACGGCCTGCCGGAACAGGACGCGCTCGACGTCGCCTACCGCTATCTCCCCGCGCAGATGGGCGTCGGCGGCGACTGGTTCGACGTCATCCCGCTGCCCGGCGCCCGGGTCGCGCTGGTGGTCGGCGACATCGTCGGACACGGGATGCACGCCGCCGCCACCATGGGCCGGCTGCGGACGGCGGTCTTCAACTTCTCCATGCTCGATCTGCCGCCCGACGAACTCCTCGCGCACCTGGACGACCTGGTCGGCCGGATAGACAAGGACGAGGCCCCGCTCGGCGGCGGCGCCCCCGTGACCGGCGCGACCTGCCTGTACGCGATCTACGACCCCGTCTCCCGCTGTTGCGAGATGGCCAGGGCCGGTCATCTGCCGCCCGCGCTGGTACGGCCCGACGGCACGGTGGAATTCCTCGACGTACCGGCCGGCCCGCCGCTGGGCCTCGGCGGCCTGCCCTTCGAGGCGGTGGAGCGGCAACTGCCCGAGGGCAGCCGGCTGGTGCTCTACACGGACGGGCTGGTCGAGGACCGCGAGCGGGACATCGACGTGGGGCTGGACCTGCTCAGCTCCGCCCTGGCCGGTCCCGACCTCATGCCCGAGCAGACCTGCGACGTGGTGCTCCGGGAGGTGATGCCCGCCGATCCCCGGGACGACATCGCCCTGCTGGTGGCCCGTACCCGCGCGCTGCCCGAGGACCGGATGGCCGGCTGGGACGTACCCTCCGACCCCGCCGCCGTCGCCGTGGTGCGGAACGAGGCCAGTGAGCGGCTGGAGGAGTGGGGGCTCGACGAGCTGACCTTCACCACGGAGCTGATCCTCAGCGAGCTGATCACCAACGCGATCCGCTACACCAGCGGACCGATCGCCGTACGGCTGATGCGCGACCGCACCCTGATCTGCGAGGTCGCCGACGCCAGCAGCACCTCGCCGCATCTGCGCTACGCGGCCACCACGGACGAGGGCGGCCGCGGTCTGTTCCTCGTCGCGCAGCTCGCCGAGCGCTGGGGGACCCGCTACACGAAGGCGGGCAAGATCATCTGGGTCGAGCAGCGCCTGCCCCTGTCGTAA
- a CDS encoding type B 50S ribosomal protein L31 encodes MKPGIHPTYHQVVFRDRAADYAFLTRSTATSEKTVEWEDGRTYPVIDVEISSVSHPFYTGKSRVLDTAGRVERFQRRYGEKRR; translated from the coding sequence ATGAAGCCAGGTATCCACCCCACGTACCACCAGGTCGTCTTCCGGGACCGGGCCGCGGACTACGCCTTCCTCACCCGGTCGACCGCCACCAGCGAGAAGACCGTCGAGTGGGAGGACGGCCGCACCTACCCGGTGATCGACGTCGAGATCTCCTCGGTGAGTCACCCCTTCTACACGGGCAAGTCGCGCGTCCTGGACACCGCGGGCCGCGTCGAGCGCTTCCAGCGCCGCTACGGCGAGAAGCGCCGCTGA
- a CDS encoding zinc-ribbon domain-containing protein encodes MIIFGTRGYLYQLAMITLVCGRCGNPAAHTLKKRVVKFTLFFVPLFPVSTKFSTQCTFCGEQHKLTKEQADQLLAQGAVPQQQGVPQQPYGQGQGPGQGQGQPQNPYQG; translated from the coding sequence GTGATCATCTTCGGAACCCGGGGCTATCTGTATCAGCTGGCCATGATCACGCTGGTCTGCGGACGCTGCGGCAACCCCGCCGCGCACACGTTGAAGAAGCGCGTCGTGAAGTTCACGCTGTTCTTCGTGCCGCTCTTCCCGGTGAGCACGAAGTTCTCGACGCAGTGCACGTTCTGTGGGGAGCAGCACAAGCTGACCAAGGAGCAGGCCGACCAGCTCCTGGCCCAGGGCGCGGTCCCGCAGCAGCAGGGCGTTCCGCAGCAGCCGTACGGCCAGGGGCAGGGCCCTGGGCAGGGGCAGGGTCAGCCGCAGAACCCGTACCAGGGCTGA
- a CDS encoding NADPH-dependent F420 reductase has translation MRIGIIGAGHIGSTLARHFAGIGHDVAIANSRGPETLKGLVSQLSGSVRAVTAEEAARFGEVVVVTIPYGRFHELPAAELRDKIVVDTCNYYAERDGHDAELDADATTSSEKVQKYTGADVVKAFNAIYWQNLRDHGRPKGDPDRLAIPISGGDEEAKAVVAGLIRDIGFDPVDAGRLGQGGRKHQPGSRVYTVELSAPELTALLQVA, from the coding sequence GTGCGTATCGGAATCATCGGAGCGGGGCACATCGGCTCCACCCTGGCCCGCCACTTCGCCGGGATCGGCCACGACGTGGCGATCGCCAATTCCCGCGGACCCGAGACGCTCAAGGGGCTGGTGTCACAGCTCAGCGGCTCGGTCCGGGCGGTCACCGCCGAGGAGGCGGCCCGGTTCGGCGAGGTGGTGGTCGTCACGATCCCGTACGGGCGGTTCCACGAGCTGCCGGCGGCCGAGCTGCGGGACAAGATCGTCGTCGACACCTGCAACTACTACGCGGAGCGGGACGGCCACGACGCCGAGCTGGACGCGGACGCGACGACGTCGAGCGAGAAGGTGCAGAAGTACACCGGGGCGGATGTCGTGAAGGCGTTCAACGCCATTTACTGGCAGAACCTGCGTGACCACGGGCGGCCCAAGGGGGACCCGGACCGGCTGGCGATACCGATCTCCGGTGGTGACGAGGAGGCGAAGGCGGTGGTCGCGGGGCTGATCCGGGACATCGGCTTCGATCCGGTGGACGCGGGGCGGCTGGGGCAGGGTGGGCGCAAGCATCAGCCCGGGAGCCGGGTGTACACGGTGGAGCTGTCGGCGCCGGAGCTCACCGCGCTCCTCCAGGTCGCCTGA
- a CDS encoding glycosyl hydrolase family 18 protein, with protein sequence MPESTTTARPLTTKARASRARRGGALTVAAALVAGGVALAVGPGSASAAAVELLANPGFETGTLSGWSCAAGSVVNTPAHSGSYALAGAVSAGDTAQCQQTVTVQPNTAYSLTGWVQGSYVYLGATGTGVNASTWTPAATNWTQLSTSFTTGAGTTSVTVFTHGWYAQGTYHADDLSLTGPGGGTTTPPTTPPTTPPTTPPTTPPTTPPTTPPTTPPTTPPTTPPTTPPTTPPGGPTGDGKVSTPTGLTAGKVTHNAIVLNWNKSTDSSENGDVPAYKVYAGGQIVATSMGTTVAVTSLLPATTYTFTVQGYDISGHSSGQSTAVTATTAQAPATSSYASAYFDQWGIYENAYFPKQIGTSGAAAKLDVISYAFENIDPSSHKCFEAIKASDASNEDDPNAGDGAGDAYADYQADYASGDSVDGTSDEWEQPLKGNFNQLRQLKAKYPNLRLTVSLGGWTYSKFFSDAAATDASRKALVSSCVDMFLKGNLPTNVLGDAAGGVASAAGLFDGIDIDWEYPGSPGGHTGNHYSAADKANFTLLLKEFRTQLDAYGATVGKHFLLTAALPSGQDKIAYLETDKIGAYLDYADVMTYDMHGSWDATGPTNHQDPLHDSPADPTTPITPGNAKYNVDTAVAAYTTGLPAYGIPGGFPAKKLVLGVPFYWRGWTGVPAGSDYGLYQSATGPTAAKSLSQEAGLAAWKELTPTAANTHWDPVTESAWIYDGTNFWTGDNPQAIQARGAYAKSKGLAGMFAFSLENDDSSATLLHAMTDSLG encoded by the coding sequence ATGCCCGAAAGCACCACCACCGCAAGACCGTTGACCACGAAAGCCAGGGCGAGCCGGGCCCGGCGCGGCGGCGCGCTGACCGTGGCCGCCGCCCTCGTCGCGGGGGGTGTCGCCCTCGCCGTCGGACCCGGCAGCGCCTCCGCCGCCGCCGTGGAACTGCTGGCCAACCCGGGATTCGAGACCGGCACCCTGAGCGGCTGGAGCTGCGCCGCCGGTTCGGTCGTCAACACCCCCGCCCACAGCGGTTCGTACGCGCTGGCCGGAGCCGTCTCCGCCGGGGACACCGCGCAGTGCCAGCAGACCGTGACCGTGCAGCCGAACACGGCGTACTCCCTGACCGGCTGGGTCCAGGGCAGCTATGTCTACCTCGGGGCCACCGGCACCGGGGTCAACGCCAGTACATGGACGCCGGCCGCCACCAACTGGACGCAGCTGTCCACGTCGTTCACGACAGGTGCGGGCACCACGTCCGTGACGGTCTTCACCCACGGGTGGTACGCCCAGGGCACTTACCACGCGGACGACCTGAGCCTCACCGGCCCGGGCGGCGGTACGACCACCCCGCCCACCACGCCTCCCACCACTCCGCCGACAACGCCTCCGACCACGCCGCCCACCACCCCGCCGACGACTCCCCCCACCACGCCCCCGACCACGCCTCCCACGACACCGCCGACCACCCCGCCCACCACTCCCCCCGGCGGCCCGACCGGCGACGGCAAGGTCAGCACCCCCACCGGGCTGACGGCGGGCAAGGTCACGCACAACGCCATCGTGCTCAACTGGAACAAGTCCACGGACAGTTCGGAGAACGGCGACGTCCCGGCGTACAAGGTCTACGCGGGCGGCCAGATCGTGGCGACCTCGATGGGCACCACCGTCGCCGTCACCTCGCTGCTCCCGGCCACCACCTATACCTTCACCGTGCAGGGCTACGACATCTCGGGCCACTCCTCCGGCCAGTCCACCGCCGTGACCGCCACCACCGCGCAGGCGCCCGCCACTTCGTCGTACGCCTCCGCGTACTTCGACCAGTGGGGGATCTACGAGAACGCGTACTTCCCCAAGCAGATCGGCACCAGCGGCGCCGCGGCGAAGCTCGACGTGATCTCGTACGCCTTCGAGAACATCGACCCCAGCTCGCACAAGTGCTTCGAGGCGATCAAGGCGTCCGACGCGTCCAACGAGGACGACCCCAACGCCGGTGACGGCGCGGGCGACGCGTACGCCGACTACCAGGCCGACTACGCCTCGGGGGACAGCGTCGACGGCACGAGCGACGAGTGGGAGCAGCCGCTCAAGGGCAACTTCAACCAGCTGCGCCAGCTCAAGGCCAAGTACCCCAACCTGCGGCTGACCGTGTCGCTCGGCGGCTGGACCTACTCCAAGTTCTTCTCGGACGCGGCCGCCACCGACGCCTCCCGCAAGGCGCTGGTCTCCTCCTGCGTCGACATGTTCCTCAAGGGCAACCTGCCGACCAATGTGCTGGGTGACGCGGCCGGCGGGGTCGCCTCCGCGGCCGGGCTCTTCGACGGCATCGACATCGACTGGGAGTACCCCGGCTCGCCCGGCGGTCACACCGGCAACCACTACTCGGCCGCCGACAAGGCCAACTTCACGCTGCTGCTCAAGGAGTTCCGCACCCAGCTCGACGCGTACGGCGCCACGGTGGGCAAGCACTTCCTGCTCACCGCCGCGCTGCCCAGCGGCCAGGACAAGATCGCGTACCTGGAGACCGACAAGATCGGCGCCTACCTGGACTACGCGGACGTCATGACCTATGACATGCACGGCTCGTGGGACGCCACCGGGCCCACCAACCACCAGGACCCGCTGCACGACAGCCCCGCCGACCCGACCACGCCGATCACCCCGGGCAACGCCAAGTACAACGTCGACACCGCGGTCGCCGCCTACACCACGGGCCTGCCCGCGTACGGAATCCCCGGCGGCTTCCCGGCCAAGAAGCTGGTGCTGGGCGTCCCCTTCTACTGGCGCGGCTGGACCGGAGTGCCGGCCGGCTCCGACTACGGCCTCTACCAGTCCGCCACCGGGCCCACCGCCGCCAAGTCTCTCAGCCAGGAAGCGGGGTTGGCCGCCTGGAAGGAGCTGACCCCGACGGCCGCGAACACCCACTGGGACCCAGTGACCGAGAGCGCCTGGATCTACGACGGCACCAACTTCTGGACCGGTGACAACCCGCAGGCCATCCAGGCCCGCGGCGCCTACGCCAAGTCCAAGGGCCTGGCCGGGATGTTCGCCTTCTCCCTGGAGAACGACGACTCCTCCGCCACCCTGCTGCACGCGATGACCGACAGCCTGGGCTGA
- a CDS encoding VWA domain-containing protein, with amino-acid sequence MDQVISLTPGGNAALTAPVARATVIATGTPVDVSAVLLTAAGKVRGDSDLVFYNHPAQDGVTVDGPAVGVDFARVPAEIRTVAVVASVDADRPGAVFDGGGTPRVEVAAGDKRLSFVPPPLRLGESVVVLAEFYRRGDEWKVRAVGQGYADGLAGLAQDFGVIVDDPGPAAPQAAAAPPVAPPPPLAPAPPPPSAYAPVPPPPPLSTPLSAYGPPPPPSAPSWPAAPPAPGGPVAPPPPPGAPSWPLPPPPTAPAWQGPPAQGAPVPPPPVPGAAPAISLEKVQRSAPALVDLYKQAGISLEKKGITGQRAAVYLVMDHSASMRSYYRKGTMQHLAEQVLGLSANLDDDGIVPLVFFSNGVNLISDIGLANHSGRVEALQRKLPWGGTSYTPAMQAVVRHYQASGATDPAFVVFQTDGEPFDRKQTEQLLQQTSALPIFWQFVGFGHPRGLSFLQGLDTLSGRHIDNAGFFAAGRDPRDRSDAELYDCLMGEFPTWLRAARAAGVIR; translated from the coding sequence ATGGACCAGGTCATATCGCTCACGCCGGGCGGCAACGCGGCGCTCACCGCGCCCGTCGCCCGGGCCACCGTGATCGCGACGGGAACGCCCGTGGACGTGTCCGCGGTGCTGCTGACCGCCGCCGGCAAGGTACGCGGCGACAGCGACCTCGTCTTCTACAACCACCCCGCGCAGGACGGCGTGACCGTGGACGGCCCGGCCGTCGGCGTGGACTTCGCCCGGGTCCCGGCCGAGATCCGCACGGTGGCGGTCGTGGCGAGCGTCGACGCGGACCGGCCCGGCGCCGTCTTCGACGGCGGCGGCACCCCGCGGGTGGAGGTCGCCGCGGGCGACAAGCGGCTCTCCTTCGTCCCGCCGCCGCTGCGGCTGGGCGAGAGCGTCGTCGTCCTCGCGGAGTTCTACCGGCGGGGCGACGAGTGGAAGGTACGGGCGGTCGGACAGGGGTACGCCGACGGGCTTGCCGGGCTGGCCCAGGACTTCGGGGTGATCGTGGACGACCCCGGCCCGGCGGCCCCGCAAGCCGCCGCGGCGCCGCCGGTAGCGCCCCCGCCGCCCCTGGCACCCGCACCCCCGCCCCCTTCGGCCTACGCGCCCGTACCGCCGCCGCCCCCGCTGTCGACACCGCTGTCGGCCTACGGACCGCCGCCTCCCCCGTCCGCGCCTTCCTGGCCAGCGGCTCCCCCGGCACCCGGCGGCCCGGTGGCTCCCCCGCCGCCGCCCGGCGCGCCCTCGTGGCCGCTGCCCCCGCCGCCGACCGCGCCCGCCTGGCAGGGGCCTCCCGCCCAGGGCGCCCCCGTACCGCCGCCGCCCGTGCCCGGGGCCGCGCCCGCCATCAGCCTGGAGAAGGTCCAGCGCTCGGCGCCCGCCCTGGTCGACCTCTACAAGCAGGCGGGCATCTCGCTGGAGAAGAAGGGCATCACCGGCCAGCGGGCCGCCGTCTACCTGGTGATGGACCACTCCGCGAGCATGCGGTCGTACTACCGCAAGGGCACCATGCAGCACCTGGCGGAACAGGTGCTGGGCCTGTCCGCCAACCTCGACGACGACGGAATCGTCCCGCTGGTCTTCTTCTCCAACGGGGTGAATCTGATCTCCGACATCGGCCTGGCCAACCACTCCGGCCGGGTCGAGGCGCTTCAGCGCAAGCTGCCGTGGGGCGGCACGTCGTACACCCCCGCCATGCAGGCGGTCGTCCGGCACTACCAGGCCAGCGGCGCCACCGACCCGGCGTTCGTCGTCTTCCAGACCGACGGCGAGCCCTTCGACCGGAAGCAGACCGAGCAGCTGCTCCAGCAGACCAGCGCCCTGCCGATCTTCTGGCAGTTCGTCGGCTTCGGCCACCCCCGCGGGCTGAGCTTCCTCCAGGGCCTGGACACGCTGTCCGGGCGGCACATCGACAACGCGGGCTTCTTCGCGGCGGGCCGCGACCCCCGCGACCGCAGCGACGCCGAGCTGTACGACTGTCTGATGGGCGAGTTCCCCACCTGGCTGCGGGCTGCCCGCGCGGCGGGCGTCATCAGATGA
- a CDS encoding type 1 glutamine amidotransferase, with amino-acid sequence MAVLVVQHVAQEGPYGVRTALEAAGLRVEVCRVGAGDPLPPDLDGVTALVVMGGPMSAHSDDGFPTRHAELALLRAALATGVPVLGICLGAQLLAVAAGGAAVAGSGLQVGWGPVRLGPAAEKDPLFAGLPEELRVLHWHGDTMRLPEGTALLASCERYPVQAFRAGERAWGLQFHLEVDAEAVGAFVTAFPEEAATAPGILADAPAELAALAAHRDLVLGRFAALVAAAEG; translated from the coding sequence ATGGCGGTCCTGGTGGTGCAGCACGTGGCACAGGAAGGCCCGTACGGTGTGCGGACCGCGCTGGAGGCGGCCGGGCTGCGGGTCGAGGTGTGCCGGGTGGGGGCCGGTGATCCGCTGCCCCCTGACCTGGACGGTGTGACGGCGCTGGTGGTGATGGGCGGCCCGATGTCCGCCCACAGCGACGACGGATTCCCCACCAGGCACGCGGAGTTGGCGCTGCTGCGCGCGGCGCTCGCCACCGGGGTGCCGGTGCTGGGGATCTGTCTGGGCGCGCAGTTGCTGGCGGTGGCGGCGGGCGGTGCGGCCGTGGCGGGTTCGGGACTCCAGGTGGGCTGGGGTCCGGTACGGCTGGGCCCGGCGGCGGAGAAGGACCCGCTCTTCGCGGGGCTGCCGGAGGAGTTGCGGGTGCTGCACTGGCACGGCGACACGATGCGACTGCCCGAGGGGACCGCGCTGTTGGCCTCCTGCGAGCGGTACCCGGTGCAGGCGTTCCGGGCGGGTGAACGTGCCTGGGGGTTGCAGTTCCATCTGGAGGTCGACGCCGAGGCGGTCGGGGCCTTCGTGACGGCCTTCCCCGAGGAGGCCGCGACGGCGCCCGGCATCCTGGCGGACGCCCCGGCCGAACTGGCGGCGCTGGCAGCGCACCGGGACCTGGTGCTGGGCCGGTTCGCGGCGCTCGTGGCGGCGGCCGAGGGGTGA
- the rpmG gene encoding 50S ribosomal protein L33 — MARNEVRPVIKLRSTAGTGYTYVTRKNRRNDPDRVTLRKYDPVAGRHVAFREER; from the coding sequence ATGGCACGTAATGAAGTACGTCCCGTGATCAAGCTCAGGTCCACCGCCGGCACCGGATACACCTACGTCACCCGCAAGAACCGGCGGAACGACCCCGACCGGGTGACGTTGCGCAAGTACGACCCGGTCGCCGGTCGCCACGTCGCCTTCCGAGAGGAGCGCTGA